AGAAAGCATGGCTACTACATCTGTCCACAGCACTCTGGAGCTTCAGAGGTTGGGTTTTATGCTATTTATTGGGGGATAGATTGAAGGAAAAGATGTGTGGTTATGGGAGCCACGGGCCTGGCCCCATCTTTCGGGCCATGGCTTGATCAGATCAAAGGTTTGATGTTAAAACGAGCCTCCTCCATTACCTGCTCCTGTCCAGCTGGACTCTTCCAGTCTGGCTGGGATCTGAGGCCTTAGAAACCATCTAGTGCTGGATTCCTTGGTTGGGCTAGATGCTACTGACCAGGACACTTGAAGCCACAGAATATATGTGGTGCATCTGCCAAGggcatcatttaaaaagaaaaaaaaaaatttgggtaGGGaagttttaatagaaaaataaacatggaatatattttaacataagaCATGAATCTCTGCGGATGTTTTAAGATGTTAAGCAAGAGATGGgtatgtggtggcatatgccaaTAATctcagaaacctggaggcagaggcaggtggatctctgtgagtttgaggccagcccagttcTGTTGCCTTCTTGAAGATGGGCAGTGTGATTAAGAGGCCCTGCAAGAGCAGCGTGGCAGTGGGGACCCCACCCCACAGCCTAAGCCTAAGGGTCAAGCTCTGCCACAGCCGAGGCAGTAAGCTGGTAAGAGGGCTCTTCCCCAGGGACTTCTAAAGGCGACATCCTGAGTGATGCCTTGATTTTCACCTCTCAGTACCCTGAGCAGAGGGCCTGGCCAAACAGCTGGACTTCCGGACTTTTTGCTTGTTTCCTACTGTTTTCTATCTGTTCATCTGTATGTTTGAGTCAGGTCCTCCCAATATAGcagaggctagcctcaaactctgaaTCCTCCTGTTTCAACCTCCCTAGGGTATGTGTCAGCTAGCTGGGAAGGGTCTGGCCTACTGACTGGCAGGAGTGAGAGCTAATAAACGAATGTTGAGTCAGAGGAGGCCTGGGATGCTCAGCAGTCCAGAGCCTCACTCCTGGATTTGGATATGGCCTCTTAGGGAGCTGTGCCCAAGGCTGGCTCTCCCCTGCTGGAGTGGCTCAGAACATCCAGCTTCTTCCAGAATCCCTTTGAGAAGCAGAgttgggccaggtggtggtggtgcacacctttaatctcaacacttggaaaGTAAAGAcaggtggctttctgtgagttcgaggccagcctggtctacagagtgagtttcaggacagccagggctacatagagaaaccctatcttaaagccccacttaaaaaaaaaaaaaagcagctttggGAGGCCTCGCAGTGCTAGCTCACTGTGTATGTGGCTTCCATTGATTCTTCACTCTTATCTGGTGACGTCCTCACCACACAATAAATAATGCCATCCAGAGGCTAGGAGAGTGTGAGCTTAGAACCTCAGTAAGAATCTGGAGCAGGCTAGTGGCTTGTTTAGAAAAATGGCCACTGTGTACATTGTGTGGCTGGTAGAATCCTTGCTCATGGCGTCTTGAACTGGGTGAACCCCAAAGTCTAATTCTTAATTAAACCACAGCTGGCCAAGGTGTCCAGAAGCCTGGACTTTCCTCCAGTGGTTTTGTGGGGCCTTTGACCTCTAGGACTTAGGGGGGGACCTGTGAGTAGTTCTAaaggaacagatgcagagccagagtggaaggcaaaggcagtgCTCTTCTCTGCCCACCTTGCTGAGGCAGAAGTAAGCTCCTGGCCTCTGGCTCCTTATTTCAGGTGCACCTTAGCACCCCAAGCCCTAGCCTGAGTGCTGGTCAGTGAATCCAGGATTACCCCTCAGCCCTTTCTATGGGACACTTGGCCCAGGTGCTGCCCTCAGTGTGCTCTCCCACAGCATCTgtcaggaaggaaacaggaagctcCCACTCAGTGCCAAGCCTCTATTGGCCAGCAACCTACATGGTGGGATCACAGAGGTCCTTACCCAACAAAGAGGAAAGGTCTTTTCCCCTAGCTCAGCCACGCTGAAGCCAAGATCAGTGCGGGCAGATGGCTGGGGTTTTTATTCTGTGAGGAGTTGCTAGCCACCTGCCCTTCAGCCCTACTGCTGCTGCGGGCTACATGGGACGCTCCTCAGGCTGGTATGAAAAACCAGCCTGACCTCTGTTGGGTGAGAGTTTCCTCCTCAGCCTGGCCAAGGCCCGCATGGGGTTCTGGGTGCAGGTGGCTGAATGGGTTCCATCTTCCAAAGGGGACTTGCTGGGCCAGCTGAAGGGCTGCCGAGACGGGGATGCTCGGGGCCCGCCCGGATGTGTCTTGCCTGTACTGCTTGTCCTGTTGCCAGGAGAATGCCGTCTGCCTGTGGGCCTGAGGGAGGACAGAAACACAAAATCCCCTATGATCAAGGGGACCATACCACTTATGACCATATATACTCATCTGCCCAGCCTCAAGGAAAGCCTTACTCACCCTGAGGATGCATTCTGAGCCTGGGCTGGGGGTGTTGCCCCCTGGGTGCCTTTGTAGGGAGGGGACCAGAGCTGGCCCTGTGGGACCATCTGCAAAAAAAGGTCAAGCTCAAACAGGCCCAGGAGTCCCTCCCTACCCTACAGAGAGTGTCATAAGATAGACAGGGAGGCAGAATCCCAAGCCAAACCCACAGGTCCTCTTCACTAAGAGACAGGGCTTGGGAAGCCATCCGAGGGCCATCCTCAGCTGCAAACCCTCGGGCCGGCAATATATACTGACTCTTGACATACAAGAATGAGAGGCTGTAGTGGGATGGCTGGAAGGCTTGATCTTTCATAGTCTCATATCTTCTGATGTATGGAAGAGGTTTTTCAAGTGTGGCCTAAAGTCACATGCCATGAGGCACGCTTTCATGGCACAATCTCAAATCCTGCCTGGTAGGAACCACTTCCAAATAAAATACCCAAGCCCCTTCAAAGAGGTTCACCTTGAGGCCTCCCTGTTGGGCCACCTCTCGGATTTTGGTCAGCATAGACTGGAGCCGCCGGTTCTCCTCCTGTAGGACCTGGATACGGATATCATTGGCTTGCACTTGCCTCTCCATGTCTTGGGTGACATTGCCAGAGTCTGCAGAGACATATTTGGGGTCCCACCTCACTGGGTCTGCCTCTTGTGTTCAATTGGACAGGACCTTGGAGGATGGGGACAGGTAGCATCCCAGGCACCCCATCACGTCTTCCTTCTGAGGCTTTTGTTCCCTTCTTGTTACCTACTGTGAAGGTGACATTACATTTTAGAATCTGAGAGCCAGGTGAATCCTAGATCTTGCAGATTTGGATATTGAGTAAAACAATGGAtctttgggatggagagatgactgagtagttagcactggctgctcttccaaaggtcctaagttcaatccccagcaaccatggtggctcacaaccatccatcatgggatctgatgccctcctctggtgtgcagacatacatacatacatacagagcactcatatacataaaatatataaataaatattttttaaaaagattggaagctaggtgcagtggcacactcctgtaatcccagcactcagggaggcaaaggcaggcagacttcttgagtttgaggccagcctgatctacaaagcaagcccaggacagccaaggctacacagagcaaccctgtcttgaaaaaataacaaagggtgtgtgtgtgtggagagatggctcagtggttaagagcactggttgcttttccagaggtcctgagttcaattccaagcaaccacatggtggctcacagccatctgtaagaggatccgatgccctcttctggtatgcataaggacagtgtactcatatacataaaataaatattaaaaaaagaataagaatggaGTGTATCCAAGGCCACTTGTATTTGGCCCGACAAAGGTACCATATGTTGTCCAGAGGCACACTGGGATTTGACTCACAGAAAATCACAATGCATGTTCTTCTTTACACTGTGTGGTTCATGGACGAAAGCGCCCAGCTTTATAAACCTGAGCAAGTTGCTGCCTGTGCTAGATCTCGGTTTCCTAGTTTATAAAGAAGTTGTTAGGCTGCAgtaatggctcagtgattaagagcagtagctgctcttccagaggatcagggttcaattcccagcacccacatggctgtctgtaactccagttccagaggatctgccCCATCTTCAGGCTTTCAGGCACCATAGAGCATAGATGCACATGTAgctaaaacatccatacacaaaaaataatttttacaaaatttgtagggctggtgagatggctcagcaggtaaagaaggatgtttgccaccatgcctgaccacctgagtttgatccctggacctCTGGACCCACATGGCAaaatgagagaaccaacttccacattTGTCTTCTGGCCACACTCATGGCTGTAGCAGGTGCAAACATACAAAGTAAATGCTCAAAAagggttttaattttaaaagaagagggtCCTGCTCCATCTCACGAGCCTGCTCTATCTCACAAGGCAGTTGTGGGCAGGAGAGGGGGCTGGCACTTAGAGCTCAGGAGTGACGGACGGCTCACTTGGACCATCTGAGCTACAGAGGAGCTCCTGACAGCTCTGGGGAGGAATCTGGTCCCATCCCAGGACCTTAGAAGACTAGAAACACTGGTGGGAGAACAGAGAGCCCTTGACACAAGCCTGTGCCAGCGTAGGTGCCCAGTGCTTCTGTCCATGGGGTCCAGGATACTGGACATTTGGGGCTGTGTCCTTGAAAATGGCCCCATGGTGTATGACACCAGGAAAGGAAATCTGGGGAACTTGGACAAGGACTGGCATGTGACGTGAAGAGCACGTGCTGAAGGAAGACAGACCTGGATTCTAAGGGTGAAAGGGGCAGTCACGTGGCCTCTGGATGCCCGTGTCAGCTCTACAGAGAGGTGAACATGAAACACTTGCGGTTCATGACGGCTCTAGAGCCGCACAGCTCACcccctgcctcccatctcctcttGCTGAGGATGAGAACAGTAGCAAACCCTGGCCAGTCCAGCCAAGCTCCATGCCCTaccaggccccaccccaccctcagcagTACCCAGAGACCCCTACTTTGGATATGGGCCTCCGCTGGCTGGTGCAGGTCTGGGAAAGTCACCAGCAGTCGCTCCCGTCCCTTCAGCTCCTCTAGCTCCCGGTGCAGCTCTGAGATGGTCAGCTGCAGGTCTGTAGTCACCTGCTCCAGGTCCTGTTTCTCCTGCTGCAGGCTCTGCAGCAATTCCTGAGGGCAAAGAAAAACTCAGACTTGACTCCAAGCCTCTGCGGACAGGCCCAGGGACACTCAGTGGGTGAGAGGACTGCCCTCTCTCACAGTATCCCACTGCACCTGCTGGGCCTTTAGTTGGCACTGTCCCTGTTCCTTATCGCTCTGGAGGCTCTGCAGCTGCTCCTCCATCTCAGCCTGCCGGGCCTCAGCTTCATCCAGATTTCCCCGTAGCTCTTCCCGCTCCTGGTCCAGACAGTCCAGTTGCTGTAGCAAGGTCCTCTGTTTGGCCTGCAAGGACTAAATGGGAATGGATAGGCAGGCCAGATGTAAGGATCCTGGGGCCAAACTAGCCACCTGGGATGTAGGAGGCTAGCTGCAGTGCGGTGTCCACGACCTTCTGTGCTGTGTTTGGCTGCAGAGTCCAACAACACAGATGTTAAACtacggaaggaaggaagcaggcagaatGTGCATTCAGTCAGGACAGGACCAGGACCCACTGTTTGAAATGCAGTTGTATGACCCAACTTCTTCCCAGTCATACAGTTCCCACTCAAACAGGATTCTTTTCATGAAGTCTCCAGTGTCACATCTGCCCATATCACTGAGCCCCAAATACCCTGGCACCCATTGAATATAAAGACATGGCTCTGCCCCTTGGTAGCTGTGTGGCCTGGGGCCTTAACCTTGCCATGCTAAATTTCTCCATTCAGAAGATGGGGGCCAGGGAGTAAGGATAAAGGGGCTGCAGAGCCTGAAGTCCAGTGCCTGGATCGCGGACCTCACCTCCTGATGACGGACCATGCTGTCGACTCGGGCCTTCTCCTTGTCCAGCTCTGTGCTGGCCCAGCGGATCTGCTGGCCAGCCCCATCCAGCCGCCCTGCCAACAGCTGTACCTGCTCCTCCAGCTGTTGCACCTGCTTCTCAGCTGCCACCCTGcgctccccttcctcctccagctgccgGGCCTTTGTCTCTGCAGGATTGAGTGAGCAGGTACAAAAGTGGAAAGGTAAGAGAGCCCTGGGTAACAGTCTCTAAAACACCTCTGGCTGGGACGAAGGGGAGGTCACGTCACAGATATGAAGTCCAGATCACAACATGGGGCTCTGGACCCTATGAGGTGGGTCTGAAATACAGAAGGCACCTTCTGTCCACTGGCGCTGAGACTCTAGCTCAGACCATCACCAAAGTATAGAGTCAGAACCGTTTTCCTATGGTTCCCACTCTCTTTGTTCTAGAAGCTTAGAATGGAAACAGAGGTACATGTCTGGCTACGCAATCAGCGGGTCATGTGGATAGGGTCACACAAAGGGGCTTCTTACCCATGGCCTGCATGGACTTCTGCTGCTGCTTCAGGTTTCCCTCCAGAGTGGCCACCTTTGTCTTTAGGTCACATGTTTCTATGGCAGCCAAGAGAGAGGCCTTTCAGAGGATCACTTGGACCTGTGGCCTTTAAGCCATGCACCCTGTAGAGTAGAGGCAACCATCCCGTGTGCAGGGGCTGCTTGAGTTGTCAAGGGAGGCCTGGGGCAATCCTAGGTGGCCTTGGGCCCTGGCATGTGCCACAGGCTGACTGCTGCATTACCTGTGTATCTCTAGACCCAGCATTCTACATGGAGGTAATTGTGAGACTCAGGAAGGACAGTGATTTCTTGCCCTAACCCTGGCAACAGTGGGCCCCGGTACCTTCCTTTTGCCCAAGCCAAGAGGCTGTTCTGTTGAGGCAGAGATATGGGGGTATGGTGGGGGTGAGCTCCCTGCAGGTGCCTTTAGTATCCACCTGGAGTGAAGGTCAGAGTAACAGCCCAGCCCTCTTCCCTTCTGATGGGACAGGTCTGAGGCTGGGGTGCTAGTCAAGCCTCCAGATACTCCCTAAGGgcccagagctccacctgtccAGTGTTACCAGCCAGATGTCTAcacccttcctgctgccttcctttCCTGGAACCCCTGCCCATCTCCCAGCCTGGGTTCTTCCATGCAGCTATTGGATCTCAAAGCCTAGGCTctgagggggaggagggatggtCATTTTAAGGTCATGCCAATGTCTGGGCCTGGGGAGTAGACCTGTGAGCAGCTGTTGCCTGTCACGCTCACACTTGGCCAGGttctgctctgcctcctctgtctgccgctgccgctcttcctgctcctgcacCAGGGCTTGCTCCAGCTTGCCCACCTGCTTCCTCAGTCCATCCTTCTGTCCTTCAGCCTCTTCCAGCTGGGTCCTGAGGGGCCCAACAAGTTGGGTGAGGGTCCCCATGTGCTTATTGAGACGAGTCAGATCTTTGCTTTGCTCTGCTGCCCAGTGGCCCATGGTGGCAGCTGGCAGTGGCTTAAGTCCCATGCTGTCCTGCACCAACTTCTGGAACTGGCCCAAGGACGAAGGCAGGTTTTGGCTCTGACACAGGCTGATAACCACCTTGCCCACCTCCCACAGGCTGCCCTGGACACTGGTGCAAGCATCACAGGGCACCAAGGCTGTCTCAATGGTCTGGGAGTGGATGCTCTTGGTCTTCTCAGAGGCCCCAGCTGGGCTCCGCAGGGAGACTCTGATGGGGATGCTCTGCAGCCCTGGGCAGATCAGAGGCAAGCCTGGCACCGGGGAGGGGGGCTTGATGAACTTGGCAGTCATACATTCAGGGCTCCTGGATGGTTCTCCCTTAGCCGTAGGCTTGCTGGTGGGCATCTCCCCTTGGTTTGCTCTTTTCTGGggtcagaaaaagaaagggaagaaggtgAGAGCGATAGGCAGGAAGGTAACCAGTTCCCGGAGATGTTGGTGGCAGCCTTGTCCGATGCTCAGATCTCTAGATGTTATGTGACACTCGCATAAATCAGAGAACCTTCTCCTTTTTCTGAGCCCTGGCCTCTTTTCTGCTCGCCCTGATCCAACCTTAGGCTTTACATGGTTAAATGTGTAGGGAACTGAGAGGGTACTGGCGGCAGTTACAGCTGATTGTTACTGGGTGCTTGCTTGCTCCCATGCCACTATAGCCACTCTGTTTTAGACCCCTCTCCCTCACAATGACAGTGTCTTTTCTCACTGGGTGGGTGACTGTGAGGATTGTGAGATTACCCTGTTATCAAATGGGGCTCATATAAAACCCATTGTATAGATGAACAAACTGAGGTTCCAAGTGGGAAGGCATTTTCCAAAGTCCCACTGTGTAAATGGCAAAGCCAGGGAGCCAGACATGGCCCTCAAGGCCTGCTTTCTTAACTGCCAAGCCCATGGGCCTCGAATGGGAGGCTCTAGAGTTCGAATGCTCCAGGTGGACAGTGGGGAGCCAGCGAAGGATGTGCTGCACGCAGTGGTGTGGTAAGAAGGTAAACCTGTAACAGTGTGTGAAGGTGAGTAAAGTGAGGGCCGGTGACCCACCTGGGGGACTGCCTGCTGGTAGAGCATACCCAGCCTTGACAGGTTGCTCCAGAAGCGCCGGACTGTGAgccccacagacatgcatggTCCTGCAGCCCGGGCAGGAGGCATCATCTGCTCCAAACTGAGGTTTTCCATGTAGCTGGCGCAGCTCTGAAGCAACAGCAAGAGCCTGTGGGCAGAGTTGCTAGGGTGGTCTGGGGCCATGGCTGGCACTGATACAGTCTTTATACAACTAGGGGTGGGGGCCTTGAGCTCTGGGGGATTGACCTGGACATCAAGAGCCTAGAGAGAGTCCAGTCAGCCTCATGCTCAACCCAGGGCCCATCTCCCAAAGGTGCCCTCCTGTGGCCTTCTGCATGGcagtgctttctgtttctctccagtTGACCAAGGGGCAGAGGTAAGCAGCCAGGCTCGGCAAGTTCCAGCAAACTGCCTTTCTCTTACAGATGACAGAACTAAACTGAGACCTCTAAGTAACAAGAGCACCCCAAAGTCACTGGgtcagcagggcagggcagagcaggggCATGTTTTCCTGCTCGCAGTCAGGGGTGCTTCCTTAGCTTAGCAGCCTCAGTGACAAC
This DNA window, taken from Acomys russatus chromosome 22, mAcoRus1.1, whole genome shotgun sequence, encodes the following:
- the Ccdc157 gene encoding coiled-coil domain-containing protein 157 isoform X2 — its product is MAHLLGSQACMDSLRQDLTDLQGTIVDVFSRAGPVRFPSWKFPDRVACDLDMVALLEHYDHVPGDPEFTQLSHAVLLELVIDRLLLLLQSCASYMENLSLEQMMPPARAAGPCMSVGLTVRRFWSNLSRLGMLYQQAVPQKRANQGEMPTSKPTAKGEPSRSPECMTAKFIKPPSPVPGLPLICPGLQSIPIRVSLRSPAGASEKTKSIHSQTIETALVPCDACTSVQGSLWEVGKVVISLCQSQNLPSSLGQFQKLVQDSMGLKPLPAATMGHWAAEQSKDLTRLNKHMGTLTQLVGPLRTQLEEAEGQKDGLRKQVGKLEQALVQEQEERQRQTEEAEQNLAKCERDRQQLLTETCDLKTKVATLEGNLKQQQKSMQAMETKARQLEEEGERRVAAEKQVQQLEEQVQLLAGRLDGAGQQIRWASTELDKEKARVDSMVRHQEAKQRTLLQQLDCLDQEREELRGNLDEAEARQAEMEEQLQSLQSDKEQGQCQLKAQQELLQSLQQEKQDLEQVTTDLQLTISELHRELEELKGRERLLVTFPDLHQPAEAHIQNSGNVTQDMERQVQANDIRIQVLQEENRRLQSMLTKIREVAQQGGLKMVPQGQLWSPPYKGTQGATPPAQAQNASSGPTGRRHSPGNRTSSTGKTHPGGPRASPSRQPFSWPSKSPLEDGTHSATCTQNPMRALARLRRKLSPNRGQAGFSYQPEERPM
- the Ccdc157 gene encoding coiled-coil domain-containing protein 157 isoform X3, with protein sequence MAHLLGSQACMDSLRQDLTDLQGTIVDVFSRAGPVRFPSWKFPDRVACDLDMVALLEHYDHVPGDPEFTQLSHAVLLELVIDRLLLLLQSCASYMENLSLEQMMPPARAAGPCMSVGLTVRRFWSNLSRLGMLYQQAVPQKRANQGEMPTSKPTAKGEPSRSPECMTAKFIKPPSPVPGLPLICPGLQSIPIRVSLRSPAGASEKTKSIHSQTIETALVPCDACTSVQGSLWEVGKVVISLCQSQNLPSSLGQFQKLVQDSMGLKPLPAATMGHWAAEQSKDLTRLNKHMGTLTQLVGPLRTQLEEAEGQKDGLRKQVGKLEQALVQEQEERQRQTEEAEQNLAKCERDRQQLLTETCDLKTKVATLEGNLKQQQKSMQAMETKARQLEEEGERRVAAEKQVQQLEEQVQLLAGRLDGAGQQIRWASTELDKEKARVDSMVRHQESLQAKQRTLLQQLDCLDQEREELRGNLDEAEARQAEMEEQLQSLQSDKEQGQCQLKAQQELLQSLQQEKQDLEQVTTDLQLTISELHRELEELKGRERLLVTFPDLHQPAEAHIQNSGNVTQDMERQVQANDIRIQVLQEENRRLQSMLTKIREVAQQGGLKMVPQGQLWSPPYKGTQGATPPAQAQNASSGPTGRRHSPGNRTSSTGKTHPGGPRASPSRQPFSWPSKSPLEDGTHSATCTQNPMRALARLRRKLSPNRGQAGFSYQPEERPM
- the Ccdc157 gene encoding coiled-coil domain-containing protein 157 isoform X1, with product MAPLSTPGAVGMAHLLGSQACMDSLRQDLTDLQGTIVDVFSRAGPVRFPSWKFPDRVACDLDMVALLEHYDHVPGDPEFTQLSHAVLLELVIDRLLLLLQSCASYMENLSLEQMMPPARAAGPCMSVGLTVRRFWSNLSRLGMLYQQAVPQKRANQGEMPTSKPTAKGEPSRSPECMTAKFIKPPSPVPGLPLICPGLQSIPIRVSLRSPAGASEKTKSIHSQTIETALVPCDACTSVQGSLWEVGKVVISLCQSQNLPSSLGQFQKLVQDSMGLKPLPAATMGHWAAEQSKDLTRLNKHMGTLTQLVGPLRTQLEEAEGQKDGLRKQVGKLEQALVQEQEERQRQTEEAEQNLAKCERDRQQLLTETCDLKTKVATLEGNLKQQQKSMQAMETKARQLEEEGERRVAAEKQVQQLEEQVQLLAGRLDGAGQQIRWASTELDKEKARVDSMVRHQESLQAKQRTLLQQLDCLDQEREELRGNLDEAEARQAEMEEQLQSLQSDKEQGQCQLKAQQELLQSLQQEKQDLEQVTTDLQLTISELHRELEELKGRERLLVTFPDLHQPAEAHIQNSGNVTQDMERQVQANDIRIQVLQEENRRLQSMLTKIREVAQQGGLKMVPQGQLWSPPYKGTQGATPPAQAQNASSGPTGRRHSPGNRTSSTGKTHPGGPRASPSRQPFSWPSKSPLEDGTHSATCTQNPMRALARLRRKLSPNRGQAGFSYQPEERPM